In Hominilimicola fabiformis, the following proteins share a genomic window:
- the recJ gene encoding single-stranded-DNA-specific exonuclease RecJ yields MIDKIWNIKSKKIKEETIDEISKEHHIPRVISTILLNRGIESEDIAPYLRKSMADIINPMLMLDMDKAVERITNAIQNNEKIAVYGDYDVDGITSTALLYKFLLSLGADVEYYIPDRKGEGYGINIMAVNKLFKQGIKLMITVDCGITAIGEVEFAKLQGMDVIITDHHTCKDRLPTAAAAILNPKRPDCDYPFDALAGVGVAFKLILALAIKNGLKTTDVFNQYVDIATLGTIADVVPLLGENRVIVDKGLKILHNPKRIGIRAVMEVAGVLDKPLSASTIAFSIAPRLNAAGRLGSAATAVELLLTNDESRARELALLLDTENKERQQTERQIFDEALELIAKDPNFEKKKVIVLAQENWHQGVIGIVASRLCDMYYKPCILISHTNGVGKGSGRSIKGFNLFDALTHCEKQLIDFGGHAVAAGLNVNMSDIDSFIKEINKYADEVLSEQDMIPTVDIDCPLSERSVTLENAKLLSKLEPFGMNNEKPVFALAHAQVMNIAPVGADNKHLRLRIVKNNQTINCIGFGMGEFAEFIHQGDTVNIAFQMDINHYQGNETVQLILKDIKRK; encoded by the coding sequence ATGATAGATAAGATTTGGAATATAAAAAGTAAAAAAATCAAAGAAGAAACCATTGACGAAATATCTAAGGAACACCATATTCCCCGCGTTATTTCAACCATACTTTTAAACAGAGGAATTGAAAGTGAGGATATTGCACCTTATCTGAGAAAATCAATGGCTGATATTATAAATCCAATGCTTATGCTTGATATGGACAAGGCAGTCGAACGCATAACAAACGCAATTCAAAACAACGAAAAAATCGCGGTTTACGGTGACTATGACGTTGACGGAATTACCTCAACCGCACTTTTATACAAATTTTTACTTTCACTCGGTGCAGATGTCGAATACTACATACCTGACCGCAAAGGTGAGGGATACGGTATAAACATCATGGCTGTAAACAAGCTATTCAAACAAGGTATAAAACTTATGATAACCGTTGACTGCGGTATAACCGCTATCGGTGAAGTGGAATTTGCAAAACTTCAGGGAATGGACGTTATTATTACCGACCACCACACTTGCAAAGACCGACTTCCGACAGCCGCAGCGGCTATTTTAAACCCGAAAAGACCCGACTGCGACTATCCGTTTGACGCACTTGCAGGCGTAGGTGTGGCTTTCAAGCTTATTTTGGCTCTTGCAATTAAAAACGGACTTAAAACCACAGATGTGTTTAACCAATATGTCGATATTGCCACTCTCGGCACTATTGCCGACGTTGTACCGCTTTTGGGCGAAAACAGAGTTATCGTGGATAAAGGCTTAAAAATTTTGCACAATCCAAAAAGAATAGGCATTCGTGCAGTAATGGAAGTTGCAGGTGTTTTGGATAAACCTTTAAGCGCGTCAACTATTGCTTTTTCAATCGCGCCGCGATTGAATGCCGCAGGCAGACTCGGCAGTGCGGCAACAGCCGTTGAACTGCTGCTTACAAATGACGAAAGCCGTGCAAGAGAATTGGCACTTTTACTTGATACTGAAAATAAAGAACGTCAGCAAACCGAACGTCAAATATTTGACGAGGCATTGGAACTGATTGCAAAAGATCCGAATTTCGAAAAGAAAAAAGTTATCGTGCTTGCACAGGAAAATTGGCATCAAGGTGTAATCGGAATTGTTGCGTCAAGGTTATGTGATATGTATTACAAGCCTTGCATACTTATTTCCCACACTAACGGTGTCGGAAAAGGTTCGGGAAGAAGTATAAAGGGTTTCAACCTTTTTGACGCACTTACACATTGTGAAAAACAGCTTATTGATTTCGGCGGTCACGCAGTGGCGGCAGGATTGAACGTCAATATGTCCGATATTGACTCATTCATAAAAGAGATAAACAAATATGCAGACGAAGTATTGAGCGAACAGGATATGATACCGACAGTTGATATTGACTGTCCGCTTTCAGAGCGTTCCGTAACTCTTGAAAATGCAAAACTGCTTTCAAAACTTGAGCCGTTCGGTATGAACAATGAAAAGCCCGTATTCGCACTTGCACACGCACAGGTTATGAATATCGCCCCTGTCGGTGCGGATAACAAGCATTTAAGACTTCGCATAGTGAAAAATAATCAGACAATAAACTGTATCGGTTTCGGAATGGGTGAATTTGCGGAATTTATCCATCAAGGCGATACTGTAAATATAGCATTCCAAATGGATATTAACCATTATCAAGGGAATGAAACCGTACAACTAATTTTAAAAGACATAAAAAGGAAGTGA
- the prfB gene encoding peptide chain release factor 2 (programmed frameshift): MLEYDEYRLKLQGFEDSINDLRDSLDIAGAESEITKLEEQSAQPGFWDDMDNSQKVLQKTKQLKDKVEAFNNLVSKWEDTLVLIDLANEENDESMLPDVVSATEEIEADIDKMTLETLLSGHYDKNNAIMTFHAGAGGTEAQDWCEMLIRMYQMWAQKNGYTATVLDSLPGDEAGIKSCTIEIDGLNAYGYLKAEKGVHRLVRISPFNSAGKRMTSFASIEVMPELDDNVEVDIRPEDIKMEAFRASGAGGQHINKTSSAVRLTHIPTGVVTSCQTQRSQHQNRDYAMKMLKAKLVELAEQQQKEKISDIKGEQMDNGWGSQIRSYVFQPYTMVKDLRTGFEMGNIGAVMDGDLNGFINAYLKAASLGTLKK; the protein is encoded by the exons GTGTTAGAGTACGATGAGTACAGACTAAAGCTGCAAGGCTTTGAAGACAGCATAAACGATTTGAGGGATTCACTT GACATCGCAGGTGCGGAAAGTGAAATAACAAAACTTGAAGAACAAAGCGCCCAGCCGGGATTTTGGGACGATATGGATAATTCACAGAAAGTTCTTCAAAAAACAAAGCAATTAAAAGACAAGGTTGAGGCGTTTAACAACCTTGTTTCAAAATGGGAAGATACACTTGTTTTAATCGACCTTGCAAACGAGGAAAACGACGAAAGTATGTTACCCGATGTTGTTTCGGCAACTGAAGAAATCGAGGCGGATATTGACAAAATGACGCTTGAAACCCTTTTGAGCGGTCATTACGACAAAAACAACGCAATTATGACGTTCCACGCAGGTGCAGGCGGTACAGAGGCACAGGATTGGTGCGAAATGCTTATCCGTATGTATCAAATGTGGGCGCAGAAAAACGGCTATACCGCAACTGTTCTCGATTCGCTTCCGGGTGATGAGGCAGGTATTAAAAGCTGTACAATAGAAATCGACGGTCTTAATGCTTACGGCTATCTTAAAGCCGAAAAAGGCGTACACCGTCTTGTGAGAATTTCACCTTTCAACTCCGCCGGCAAGCGTATGACTTCATTCGCATCAATCGAAGTTATGCCCGAACTTGACGACAACGTGGAAGTTGATATTCGTCCCGAAGATATTAAGATGGAGGCATTCCGTGCGAGCGGTGCGGGCGGTCAGCATATCAACAAGACAAGTTCCGCAGTCCGTCTTACACATATCCCGACAGGTGTCGTAACATCTTGTCAAACACAGCGTTCTCAACACCAAAACAGAGATTACGCAATGAAAATGCTTAAAGCAAAGCTTGTCGAGCTTGCCGAGCAACAGCAGAAAGAAAAGATTTCCGACATCAAAGGTGAACAGATGGATAACGGTTGGGGCAGTCAAATCCGCTCATATGTATTCCAGCCTTACACTATGGTTAAAGACCTTAGAACAGGTTTTGAAATGGGTAATATCGGTGCGGTTATGGACGGCGACTTAAACGGTTTTATTAACGCCTATCTTAAAGCCGCAAGTCTTGGAACTCTGAAAAAATAA
- a CDS encoding tRNA1(Val) (adenine(37)-N6)-methyltransferase produces the protein MIKDDECLDDLQNGLFIIQKKNGFKFGIDAVLLSDFAKETRSKKTLDLCTGTGIVPLLLSAKTNTPKIFGLEIQEEIAQMAQRSVEHNKLEDRISIECGDLKTAVSIYGRDSFDKITCNPPYMKCGSGNQNDIDTKSISRHEVMCTVDDVINVSAKLLIPKGRFFMIHRPNRLVDIMCAMRKYKIEPKRMRFVHPSYDKVPNMVLIEGMRDGGEELKLLPPLYVYNQDGTYSDEIHKIYGN, from the coding sequence ATGATAAAAGATGATGAATGTTTAGACGATTTGCAAAACGGTCTTTTCATAATCCAAAAGAAAAACGGTTTCAAGTTTGGTATTGACGCTGTTTTATTATCCGATTTTGCAAAGGAAACAAGGTCTAAAAAAACACTTGATTTATGCACAGGTACAGGTATTGTACCCTTGCTTTTATCCGCAAAAACAAACACACCGAAAATTTTCGGTCTTGAAATACAGGAAGAGATTGCACAAATGGCACAGCGCAGTGTGGAACATAACAAGCTTGAAGATCGTATTTCCATAGAATGCGGCGATTTAAAAACCGCCGTTTCTATATACGGTCGTGACAGTTTTGACAAAATAACCTGCAATCCGCCGTATATGAAGTGCGGCAGCGGTAATCAAAATGATATTGACACAAAATCAATTTCACGTCACGAGGTTATGTGTACTGTTGATGACGTTATAAACGTCAGTGCAAAACTGCTTATTCCGAAAGGCAGATTTTTTATGATTCACAGACCTAACAGACTTGTAGACATTATGTGTGCCATGCGTAAATACAAAATAGAGCCGAAGCGTATGCGTTTCGTCCATCCGTCATATGATAAAGTACCGAATATGGTATTAATCGAGGGTATGCGTGACGGCGGTGAGGAATTAAAGCTTTTGCCGCCGCTTTATGTGTATAATCAAGACGGTACTTATTCCGATGAAATTCACAAGATTTACGGAAATTAA
- the fabZ gene encoding 3-hydroxyacyl-ACP dehydratase FabZ: protein MKNEPITLTNVEIQKILPHRYPFLLIDKIVDFEEGKSITGIKNVTANEPQFTGHFPGNPIMPGVLITEALAQVGAVMLLSMPENRGKLGVFTGINNFKFRRQVVPGDTLELHADLVTYRHGMGKANVKATVGGQVAAAGEISFAVVDNIANED, encoded by the coding sequence ATGAAAAACGAACCAATCACACTAACAAACGTAGAAATCCAAAAAATTCTTCCGCACCGTTATCCGTTTTTGCTTATAGACAAAATTGTTGATTTTGAAGAAGGCAAAAGCATAACAGGTATCAAAAACGTAACGGCAAACGAACCTCAATTTACAGGTCACTTCCCGGGTAACCCAATTATGCCGGGCGTACTTATTACAGAGGCACTTGCACAAGTCGGTGCTGTAATGCTTTTGTCAATGCCCGAAAACAGAGGTAAACTCGGTGTATTCACAGGTATCAACAATTTCAAATTCCGCCGTCAGGTAGTTCCGGGCGATACATTGGAGCTTCACGCTGATTTGGTTACTTACCGTCACGGAATGGGTAAAGCAAACGTAAAAGCAACAGTAGGCGGTCAAGTTGCGGCAGCAGGCGAAATCAGCTTTGCGGTTGTTGACAACATTGCAAACGAGGACTGA
- a CDS encoding rod shape-determining protein: MFNNDISIDLGTATVLVYIKNKGIVLREPTVIAVNTKTNEVCAVGKDALAMLGRTPPHIQAVRPLIDGVISNLTLTQEMIKHFFSKIFSRTIGHPRIMMCVPSGVTDVEQRAVIEAARDVGAKDIYIIEEPVAAALGAGFDISRPHGTMVVDIGGGTTDIAVLSLGGIVVSRSLKIAGDEFNEAIIRYMRKEMGMIIGPRTAERIKMEIGGVIPRSNELLCKAKGISVLSGLPKEVTISSNDLYPAFDDFVYNMTERIKEVLEETPPELHGDIIQDGIIMTGGGSLIYGLDKRISDDIGVKVVLAPDIIDCVAKGAGIALDNIDTVTEPTHIFHKKAYIRD; encoded by the coding sequence ATGTTCAATAATGATATAAGTATAGACTTAGGCACTGCGACGGTGCTTGTCTATATCAAAAACAAGGGCATTGTACTGCGTGAGCCTACCGTTATCGCGGTAAACACCAAAACAAACGAAGTTTGTGCCGTAGGCAAAGACGCACTCGCAATGCTCGGAAGAACTCCGCCGCATATACAGGCTGTTCGTCCGCTTATTGATGGTGTAATTTCAAATCTTACGCTTACACAGGAAATGATTAAACATTTCTTTTCAAAAATATTTTCACGAACAATCGGTCACCCACGCATAATGATGTGCGTTCCGAGCGGTGTTACGGACGTTGAACAAAGAGCCGTAATTGAGGCGGCAAGAGATGTCGGTGCAAAAGATATTTACATTATCGAAGAACCTGTTGCTGCGGCACTCGGTGCAGGGTTTGACATTTCACGTCCGCACGGTACTATGGTTGTGGACATAGGCGGAGGTACAACCGACATTGCAGTATTATCGCTTGGCGGTATCGTTGTCAGCCGTTCGCTGAAAATCGCCGGTGATGAATTTAACGAGGCGATTATTCGTTATATGCGCAAAGAAATGGGTATGATTATCGGTCCGCGAACAGCCGAAAGAATTAAAATGGAAATCGGCGGTGTTATACCGCGTTCAAATGAGCTGTTATGCAAAGCAAAAGGTATCAGCGTACTTTCGGGGCTTCCGAAAGAAGTAACTATTTCTTCAAATGACCTATACCCCGCATTTGATGATTTTGTTTATAATATGACTGAGAGAATTAAGGAAGTGCTTGAAGAAACACCTCCCGAACTTCACGGTGACATTATACAAGACGGAATAATAATGACAGGCGGCGGTTCTTTGATTTACGGTTTGGACAAGCGTATTTCGGACGACATCGGCGTCAAAGTGGTGCTTGCACCGGATATAATCGACTGCGTTGCAAAAGGTGCGGGAATTGCACTTGACAATATCGACACAGTTACCGAGCCGACTCATATATTCCACAAAAAAGCATACATCAGAGATTAA
- a CDS encoding amidohydrolase family protein, with amino-acid sequence MLTDFHTHIFPDKIADKTIKLLESNIREEYRPHKAELRGTLDALKQSMHENNVDISLVLPIATNVKQSTTINNFAASINGIDGIYSLGSLHPMQSDWESVLYDIKEKGLKGIKLHPEYQQFYIDSKESIQILKKCEEFDLITVLHSGKDIGIDPPVHCTPERLSHILDYVKGDKIVAAHLGGWKLWDDVEKYLVGTPIYFDTAFTLDFITDEQLLRIIKNHGSEKILHATDSPWEKQGRMAKHLSALPLSEEDCNNIFYKNAKKLLKIG; translated from the coding sequence ATGCTGACAGATTTTCATACACATATTTTCCCAGACAAAATAGCGGACAAAACGATAAAATTACTTGAATCGAACATCAGAGAAGAATACAGGCCACACAAAGCCGAACTACGCGGTACACTTGACGCACTCAAGCAGTCAATGCATGAAAACAACGTTGACATATCGCTTGTACTTCCGATTGCCACGAACGTAAAGCAATCAACAACAATAAATAACTTCGCCGCATCAATAAACGGTATTGACGGTATTTATTCACTCGGCAGTCTGCACCCTATGCAATCGGATTGGGAAAGTGTTTTGTATGACATCAAAGAAAAAGGGCTTAAAGGTATCAAGCTACACCCCGAATATCAGCAATTTTACATCGACAGCAAAGAATCAATACAAATTCTGAAAAAATGTGAGGAATTCGACCTTATAACCGTACTTCATTCGGGCAAAGATATAGGTATCGATCCGCCTGTTCACTGTACTCCCGAAAGGCTTTCTCACATTCTTGACTACGTTAAAGGCGACAAAATCGTTGCCGCACATTTGGGCGGCTGGAAGTTATGGGACGATGTCGAAAAATACCTTGTCGGCACACCGATATATTTCGACACAGCCTTTACGCTTGACTTTATCACAGATGAACAGCTTTTACGCATAATCAAAAATCACGGCAGTGAAAAAATACTTCACGCGACAGATTCACCTTGGGAAAAGCAAGGTCGAATGGCAAAACATTTATCTGCCTTACCTCTTTCAGAGGAAGATTGTAACAATATTTTTTACAAAAATGCGAAAAAACTTCTGAAAATAGGTTGA
- a CDS encoding cation:proton antiporter: MESYKYLLDIALILISTKILGLLTRRIQLPQVVGALIAGLLLGPACFGVLQETDFIKNIAEIGVIVLMFAAGLETDVQELKKTGLASFIIALLGVIVPLVGGYFVATIYNPITDQQTMLQNIFVGVVLTATSVSITVETLKELGKLSTKTGNAILGAALIDDVLGIIALTVISSFAGSDVSLWVILLKILGFFIFCGVVAFLFIKFVNPWINKYKKDLRRFVILAFAFCLLMSFAAEYFFGVSDITGAFVAGLILSNNKKTSYMLNRFDTVSYVLLSPVFFASVGLKVTFSNMSATVVVLTVLLLVVAVLSKMIGCGLGAKICKYTNLQSVKIGIGMISRGEVALIVATKGMSMGLMKDEFFAPLVLVVVATTIVTPILLKLAYKYQASREADVPMASSLVDKVEERNDLEKITQNAANMHEEMKEIHK; the protein is encoded by the coding sequence ATGGAATCTTACAAATATTTACTCGACATTGCACTTATTTTGATAAGTACAAAAATCCTCGGACTTTTAACAAGACGTATCCAACTGCCACAGGTAGTCGGTGCTCTTATCGCCGGACTTCTTTTAGGTCCTGCCTGTTTCGGAGTTTTGCAGGAAACCGATTTTATCAAGAACATTGCCGAAATCGGTGTTATCGTACTTATGTTCGCAGCCGGTCTTGAAACAGACGTTCAGGAACTGAAAAAGACAGGTCTTGCGTCGTTTATAATCGCTCTGCTCGGCGTTATCGTACCGCTTGTCGGCGGATACTTTGTAGCCACGATCTACAACCCGATAACCGACCAACAGACAATGCTGCAAAACATATTTGTCGGTGTCGTTCTAACCGCAACATCTGTCAGTATCACAGTTGAAACACTTAAAGAACTCGGCAAACTTTCGACAAAAACAGGTAACGCAATCTTGGGTGCGGCACTTATAGATGACGTACTCGGTATTATTGCACTTACTGTTATTTCAAGCTTTGCCGGCAGTGACGTTTCTCTGTGGGTAATACTTCTGAAGATACTCGGTTTCTTCATATTCTGCGGAGTTGTGGCATTTCTTTTCATCAAGTTTGTCAATCCATGGATTAACAAATACAAAAAGGATTTAAGACGTTTCGTAATTCTTGCATTTGCATTCTGTTTGCTTATGTCATTCGCCGCCGAATATTTCTTCGGTGTAAGTGATATTACAGGTGCGTTTGTTGCAGGTCTTATCCTTTCAAACAACAAAAAAACTTCGTATATGCTAAACCGTTTCGATACGGTTTCATACGTTCTTCTTTCACCGGTATTCTTTGCAAGCGTTGGTCTTAAAGTAACATTCAGCAATATGTCTGCAACGGTTGTAGTACTTACCGTATTATTGCTTGTAGTTGCAGTTCTTTCAAAGATGATTGGTTGCGGACTTGGTGCCAAGATATGCAAATACACAAATCTTCAATCGGTTAAAATCGGTATCGGTATGATTTCAAGAGGTGAAGTTGCACTTATCGTTGCCACAAAGGGTATGTCAATGGGACTTATGAAAGACGAATTTTTCGCACCGCTTGTACTTGTCGTTGTTGCGACAACCATCGTTACACCGATACTTTTGAAACTTGCATATAAATATCAGGCAAGCCGTGAGGCGGACGTTCCTATGGCATCATCGCTTGTCGATAAGGTTGAGGAAAGAAACGACCTTGAAAAAATTACTCAAAACGCCGCAAATATGCACGAAGAAATGAAGGAAATTCATAAATAA
- a CDS encoding glutamate ligase domain-containing protein produces MNYKEAREYIKKASQYGIVPGLDNISNLCDKLGNPQNELDVIHIAGTNGKGSVGAFAEQILIESGKKVGRYVSPSVFDYLEQFRINAENMIEDRYAYYISRISEVADKMTPHPTPFEMETAAAFLYFKEEQCDVVLIEVGMGGREDATNIIPKSLVSVITPISMDHMKFLGNTLEEIAYQKSGIIKNNGLVVTAKQENCVMNVIENECCEKNARLIKADNVTEYEISLDGEYQRENAAVAEEVCRHIDGVSENDIKNGLINTVWHGRFEKICDKPEFIIDGAHNIDGVKRLKESIEKYYGNRKIVYITGVFADKAYKQIAEITAPLAQKIYTITPNNPRALSNEKYASAISEYNQNVEAVSFDTALKLCLNMTDCVVIAFGSLSFLGELKRKTDDIISMRKCNNILKNKNFRDILSKINSAEKDRIYCNHGIDHLLDVARSAYILNLENGLNIPKEIIYGTALLHDIGRYEQYKNGTNHHKAGGEIAKKILCECGFASDEIEYMVEAVRAHRKIPEKAETLGDIIAIADKRTRLCMMCNAIDTCKWSENEKNTDIVL; encoded by the coding sequence ATGAATTACAAAGAGGCAAGAGAGTACATAAAAAAAGCCTCGCAATATGGGATTGTTCCGGGATTGGATAATATATCAAATCTCTGCGATAAACTCGGTAATCCGCAGAATGAACTTGATGTTATTCACATCGCCGGCACTAACGGTAAAGGAAGTGTAGGTGCTTTTGCCGAACAGATTTTGATTGAGTCCGGCAAGAAAGTCGGACGATATGTTTCACCGTCGGTTTTTGATTATCTTGAACAGTTTCGTATAAATGCAGAAAATATGATTGAGGACAGATATGCTTATTATATAAGCCGTATCAGTGAAGTTGCGGACAAAATGACTCCGCACCCTACACCTTTTGAAATGGAAACGGCGGCGGCATTTTTGTATTTTAAAGAAGAACAATGTGATGTTGTTTTGATTGAAGTCGGTATGGGCGGACGTGAGGACGCAACCAATATTATTCCGAAAAGTCTTGTATCGGTGATAACTCCGATAAGTATGGACCATATGAAATTCCTCGGCAACACGCTGGAAGAAATCGCATATCAAAAGTCGGGTATTATAAAAAACAACGGACTTGTCGTTACGGCAAAACAGGAAAATTGTGTGATGAATGTCATAGAAAACGAGTGCTGTGAAAAAAATGCACGGCTTATAAAAGCCGACAATGTGACGGAATATGAAATATCGCTTGACGGTGAATATCAACGCGAAAATGCCGCCGTTGCGGAAGAAGTGTGCAGGCATATTGACGGTGTGAGCGAAAATGATATAAAGAACGGTTTAATAAATACGGTATGGCACGGCAGGTTTGAAAAAATATGCGATAAACCGGAATTTATAATTGACGGCGCACATAATATTGACGGTGTGAAAAGGCTCAAAGAAAGTATCGAAAAGTATTACGGCAATCGAAAAATCGTGTATATAACAGGTGTGTTTGCGGATAAGGCATACAAGCAAATTGCCGAAATAACCGCACCGCTTGCACAAAAGATATACACGATTACACCGAACAATCCGCGAGCGTTATCAAACGAAAAATATGCAAGTGCAATAAGTGAATATAATCAAAATGTTGAGGCGGTAAGCTTTGATACAGCACTTAAATTGTGCCTTAATATGACGGACTGCGTTGTTATTGCGTTCGGTTCATTGTCGTTTTTGGGTGAATTGAAAAGAAAAACGGACGACATAATAAGTATGCGAAAATGCAACAATATTTTGAAGAATAAAAATTTTCGTGACATTCTGTCAAAAATCAATTCTGCCGAAAAGGACAGAATTTACTGCAATCACGGAATTGACCATCTTTTAGACGTTGCAAGAAGTGCGTATATTTTGAATTTGGAAAACGGACTTAACATACCGAAAGAGATTATATACGGTACGGCTTTACTGCACGATATAGGACGGTATGAGCAATATAAAAACGGCACAAATCATCACAAAGCAGGCGGTGAAATTGCGAAAAAAATACTTTGTGAATGTGGGTTTGCAAGTGATGAGATTGAATATATGGTTGAAGCGGTAAGGGCGCATAGGAAAATACCCGAAAAAGCGGAAACACTCGGCGATATTATTGCGATTGCGGATAAGAGAACACGTTTGTGTATGATGTGCAACGCAATAGATACCTGCAAGTGGAGCGAAAATGAGAAAAATACAGATATAGTGTTGTAA
- the folP gene encoding dihydropteroate synthase, with product MIIGNKEFGNHTYVMGILNVTPDSFSDGGKFNNIDSALKHTEQLINDGADVIDVGGESTRPNYTKISDEEEIERVVPVIEKIKADFDVPVSIDTYKSKVAAAAVGAGADLVNDIWGLKYDKNMAEVIAKSGAACCLMHNRERAEYNSFVEDVLDDLRETIAIAKKAGIADDKIILDPGVGFAKSYEQNLIITNNVDRLNELGYPVLLGTSRKSMIGLTLDLPSDQRVEGTVATSVIGVMKGCRFVRVHDVLENKRAILMTEAIINS from the coding sequence ATGATAATAGGAAACAAGGAATTCGGAAATCATACATATGTAATGGGTATATTGAATGTGACGCCTGATTCATTTTCGGACGGAGGTAAGTTTAATAATATTGACAGTGCTTTAAAGCATACCGAACAGCTTATAAATGACGGTGCGGATGTAATTGATGTCGGCGGTGAATCGACAAGACCGAATTATACAAAAATCAGTGATGAAGAAGAAATTGAAAGAGTTGTGCCTGTAATAGAAAAAATCAAGGCTGATTTTGATGTGCCCGTTTCGATAGACACATATAAAAGCAAGGTAGCCGCGGCGGCTGTCGGAGCAGGCGCGGATCTTGTAAATGATATATGGGGATTGAAATACGATAAGAATATGGCGGAAGTGATTGCAAAATCGGGTGCGGCGTGTTGTCTTATGCACAACAGAGAAAGAGCAGAATATAATTCCTTTGTGGAGGACGTACTTGACGACCTTAGAGAAACAATAGCCATTGCGAAAAAAGCGGGTATTGCTGACGATAAAATAATACTTGACCCCGGTGTGGGTTTTGCGAAGTCGTATGAACAAAATCTTATTATAACGAATAACGTAGACAGACTTAACGAACTCGGCTACCCTGTTTTGCTCGGTACGTCAAGAAAGTCAATGATAGGCTTGACGCTCGATTTGCCGTCAGACCAAAGAGTTGAGGGGACTGTTGCAACATCGGTTATAGGAGTTATGAAAGGCTGCAGATTTGTAAGGGTACACGATGTGCTTGAAAACAAACGTGCGATACTTATGACCGAGGCAATAATAAACAGCTGA
- the folK gene encoding 2-amino-4-hydroxy-6-hydroxymethyldihydropteridine diphosphokinase, with amino-acid sequence MDKISIRGLEVFANHGVFKEENVLGQKFIVNAELVCDTRIAGKEDNLEKSVNYAEVCNLITKVMRNNTFKLIEAAAENIAEKILLEYDLIREVTITLKKPWAPIMMSVDTVEVSITRKWHRAYIALGSNMGDSKGHLDGAVKELDADKCCRVKKVSEFIVTEPVGGVEQDDFLNGCLELETLYTPYELLDFLHKIEQAHNRERIVHWGPRTLDLDIILYDDVVMYEDDLIIPHIEMENREFVLKPLCEIAPYIKNPVNGKSIKQLLSEIQK; translated from the coding sequence ATGGACAAAATATCTATCAGAGGACTTGAAGTTTTTGCAAATCACGGTGTTTTCAAAGAAGAAAACGTACTCGGACAAAAATTTATCGTGAATGCGGAGCTTGTGTGTGACACAAGAATTGCGGGCAAAGAGGATAATCTTGAAAAATCGGTGAATTATGCAGAAGTGTGCAATCTTATTACCAAAGTAATGAGAAACAACACATTTAAGCTTATTGAGGCGGCGGCGGAAAATATTGCCGAGAAAATATTGCTTGAATACGATTTAATAAGAGAAGTAACAATAACATTAAAAAAACCTTGGGCGCCGATTATGATGAGTGTTGATACTGTGGAAGTGAGCATAACGAGAAAATGGCACAGGGCATATATTGCACTCGGTTCAAATATGGGTGACAGCAAAGGTCACCTTGACGGTGCTGTCAAAGAACTTGACGCGGATAAGTGTTGCAGAGTGAAAAAAGTGTCGGAGTTTATCGTGACAGAGCCTGTCGGCGGTGTTGAACAGGACGATTTTTTAAACGGCTGTCTTGAACTTGAAACGCTTTACACACCGTATGAATTGCTTGATTTTTTGCATAAAATCGAACAGGCACATAACAGAGAACGCATTGTTCATTGGGGACCGAGAACACTTGATTTGGATATTATTCTTTATGACGATGTTGTTATGTACGAGGACGATTTAATCATACCTCATATCGAAATGGAAAACAGAGAATTTGTTTTAAAACCGCTTTGTGAGATAGCGCCTTATATAAAAAATCCCGTAAATGGAAAATCAATAAAACAACTTTTAAGTGAAATTCAAAAATAA